In Elgaria multicarinata webbii isolate HBS135686 ecotype San Diego chromosome 19, rElgMul1.1.pri, whole genome shotgun sequence, a genomic segment contains:
- the LOC134411261 gene encoding uncharacterized protein LOC134411261: MGYDINGKTSQPKPHNHSCRGQLASDTITQLQDKHSFIIAPYFDNRNGTLIRVISIVHYKKVKELYCLFCCQNSNNTIIVKAKIDVHKDRFEFPYGTADLLCWEPKNCYPRYMSIHPSLELDFAQLPVFEIKNRNIESSSLEFTVCISTMFGDYNNVLQFIQSIEMYKILGAQKVIIYKNKCSRLMEKVLQYYVSEGTIEIVPWPINLYLKVSSYWHYSMDVKDIGYYGQITALNDCIYHNMYRSKYVLLIDADEIILPIKDADWKSLMQRLQEKNPGAGVFLFENHVFRNNVFTSTTSFNFSSWSTVPGVNLFQHIYKEPNKKGVFNNRKMVIDPRKVIQTSVHSVLAMYGEPVEVSGDIAINFHCRIPKRTDLVEKSLIRDPILWRYNTSLIENINQVLHKSNLVEANAKL, from the coding sequence ATGGGGTATGATATAAATGGAAAAACCAGCCAGCCAAAACCTCACAATCATTCTTGTAGAGGCCAACTTGCCAGTGACACGATCACCCAACTCCAAGATAAACACAGCTTTATCATAGCCCCATATTTTGACAACAGAAATGGAACTCTCATACGTGTTATTAGTATTGTTCATTACAAAAAAGTCAAGGAACTTTACTGCTTGTTCTGCTGTCAAAATAGTAACAACACTATCATAGTGAAGGCTAAGATAGATGTTCACAAAGACCGATTTGAGTTCCCTTATGGTACAGCAGATTTACTTTGCTGGGAACCCAAAAACTGTTATCCACGGTACATGTCAATTCATCCATCCCTTGAACTGGATTTTGCACAGCTACCAGTTTTTGAAATAAAAAACCGCAATATTGAAAGCTCCTCCCTGGAATTCACAGTGTGCATTTCTACCATGTTTGGAGACTATAACAATGTCTTGCAGTTCATACAGAgtatagagatgtataaaatacTTGGGGCACAGAAAGTGATTATTTATAAGAACAAGTGCAGCCGATTaatggagaaagtcctacagtaTTATGTCTCTGAAGGGACCATTGAAATTGTCCCGTGGCCCATAAACTTGTACCTTAAGGTTTCATCTTACTGGCATTATTCCATGGATGTCAAAGATATTGGCTACTATGGACAAATTACAGCCCTGAATGATTGCATCTACCACAACATGTATAGAAGCAAGTATGTGTTGCTTATTGATGCTGACGAAATTATTCTCCCTATTAAGGATGCAGACTGGAAATCCCTAATGCAAAGGCTTCAAGAGAAAAATCCAGGGGCTGGTGTTTTCTTGTTTGAAAACCATGTCTTCCGTAATAATGTGTTCACCTCCACTACTTCATTCAATTTCTCATCTTGGAGCACTGTGCCTGGGGTAAACTTGTTTCAGCATATCTACAAAGAACCTAACAAAAAAGGTGTCTTCAACAACAGGAAGATGGTTATTGACCCAAGGAAAGTGATTCAGACATCTGTCCACTCTGTTCTCGCGATGTATGGGGAGCCTGTGGAAGTTTCCGGTGACATTGCCATTAATTTCCATTGCAGAATACCCAAACGTACAGATTTGGTGGAGAAATCCCTGATTCGAGACCCAATCCTCTGGAGATACAACACATCCTTGATTGAAAATATTAACCAAGTCCTGCACAAATCCAATCTTGTAGAAGCAAATGCCAAACTGTAA